The sequence AGATTACATACAGTTTAGCGCGGAAGCTTCTATTTGACATTCCCATGGGTCAGGCAGGATTCTGCAAGCTTCTTGATAAAGTTTGTCTTGAGCGTCCGGATTGAGACATAAATGGTACAGTGCAAACGCTGTCGTGTACGAAGTGGTATGCACTCCGGCCAAAAGTAGATCAGCGGCCATGCCGATGATGTCATTCAACTCGAGATTAGGATTTCGCAAATATTCTTCTAGGAGTGATCGCGATCGGTGGCTTCCCGATGCAAGTTTCTGTTGATCTTCATCGAAATAGAGTAATTTTTCCGATACGAGCTCAACGGCGGTCTTTTCCATAAACTCTTGTGCTTTCCGAAGTTTTCGATAAGCCGGGGTCTCGAAGTATTTCCACAGTTGGAAGCCCTGGTCGGTTGGCAGGATACTTTGGTTGGTaatctcggcagattccatCAACCGTGAAGATAAAGAATTCGGTTTCATTTGTTCATCTGAAAAACTTTCCAATCGAACATCGAAAGCCATCAAACAGACCACTGAAAGGGATAACGTATCACAAATAATAGTTTTTCAATGAAATATTCAATTATCAGTAGTAATGTTAACCGAATCCTACATTCCAAATTAAGTCTTGATATAGCGGGCATGAAATCGGGAATACAATCCTTTGTGGTTGTTTTCATGCTGGCAACGAACTCTCGGGTAACTTTATCTGTCAAAGACAAGAAGTTTCTCACACTCTGCGGAGAGCTCAAACCTTTTTGCAACTCCGATCGTATCTTCCACCATTCGATTCCATTGCTGAAAGTACACAAAACAAACTGAaggattttgaatttcaaattacgCAAATGCAAATCTCACGTCGCTAACAAACCAGCCGTTCGATACACATTGGGACGATCTCTTCGGTATTTGGCCAGCGCGGTGTGACTTCTGCGCGAAGGATAGATTCCGGGCGTTTTGTCGTTCAGCACCGCCGCAATGTCGTTTGGGTCATACAACCAAACGATGTCTTGACCGGGCACCATCGTTTCTCGCACAATGGGGCCATATTTTTCGTACTTATCTTTACCGGACTCATGTAAGGCATCGAAGCTATAATTTCCTAAAAGTATTCTGGCAGTGTCATCGATGTACAGATCTGACACCTCACTTACCAATTCCAGGAATGTACTGATAGATATTACCAAGTCCAAATGGGCCGCGAGGACCTGGGATATCGTTATACGGCTTTGCGGATCTAAtaacatgacaaaaaatatTGAATACATATTTATACATTTTCAACAATTATAGTTATTATCAACAAATACAAACTCCACACTACTGACTGCACATGATCTTGAAGTGATCGAAGTAACACTTTTAAGTTTCGATTTTGCCGAGGATAAGATCatattcattgaaaaaaatgcctaGTCTAGTAACTTGAAATTGAAATTCTTGCAACATCGAACGAGCGATAAAGAGCACCAAACTCGATCGGACACATACCCAACCGGCGACTAAATTGATCAGCGCTGAGAAGCTATCC comes from Armigeres subalbatus isolate Guangzhou_Male chromosome 2, GZ_Asu_2, whole genome shotgun sequence and encodes:
- the LOC134214274 gene encoding cytochrome P450 302a1, mitochondrial, producing the protein MNMILSSAKSKLKSVTSITSRSCAVSSVESAKPYNDIPGPRGPFGLGNIYQYIPGIGNYSFDALHESGKDKYEKYGPIVRETMVPGQDIVWLYDPNDIAAVLNDKTPGIYPSRRSHTALAKYRRDRPNVYRTAGLLATNGIEWWKIRSELQKGLSSPQSVRNFLSLTDKVTREFVASMKTTTKDCIPDFMPAISRLNLELVCLMAFDVRLESFSDEQMKPNSLSSRLMESAEITNQSILPTDQGFQLWKYFETPAYRKLRKAQEFMEKTAVELVSEKLLYFDEDQQKLASGSHRSRSLLEEYLRNPNLELNDIIGMAADLLLAGVHTTSYTTAFALYHLCLNPDAQDKLYQEACRILPDPWECQIEASALNSEASYCRAVLKESLRLNPISIGVGRILNKDAVLGGYRVPKGTVVVTQNLVSCRQEQYFKNASKFIPERWMRKTKEDVNPHLVLPFGHGMRSCIARRMAEQNMLVLLLRLIRSYEIDWKGHVPMNIKTKLINQPDQPIQIKFVSRKS